In the Gossypium arboreum isolate Shixiya-1 chromosome 10, ASM2569848v2, whole genome shotgun sequence genome, one interval contains:
- the LOC108465938 gene encoding NAC domain-containing protein 83-like encodes MSTVRPQLEIPVGFRFLPTKEEILRDYLQPFIKGDPIPSGVMKELDIYGANREPWNIFDQDSAESLWVITKLMKKSKSRIERTAGDGCWLQQYIKEVKNSDGGEVIGYDKYFTYSRKKSQKSNGQWIMHEFSLKDQEALGLSDFVICEIKNTDAAVVSPVYEECEGEINKNKKCKLMEAPSTSTNDFAFLPVGNQAFDSMAPELGGFSPSPPFTACLNQQPNPWTSAGVGGNLGVPDYNSHHPEEAREDVNANLYITLQELDNFLNSD; translated from the exons ATGTCAACTGTTAGACCGCAGCTTGAGATTCCTGTGGGGTTTCGATTTCTTCccaccaaagaagaaatccttCGTGATTACCTTCAACCATTCATCAAGGGCGATCCTATACCTTCTGGTGTGATGAAGGAGTTGGATATATATGGGGCAAATCGCGAGCCTTGGAATATTTTCGACCAAGATTCGGCAGAGTCTCTCTGGGTTATCACGAAGCTGATGAAGAAGAGCAAATCAAGAATCGAAAGAACCGCGGGAGATGGATGTTGGCTCCAACAATATATCAAAGAAGTGAAGAACTCGGACGGCGGCGAAGTCATAGGTTATGATAAATACTTCACGTACAGCCGCAAGAAAAGCCAGAAATCAAATGGTCAATGGATCATGCATGAGTTCTCCTTGAAAGACCAAGAAGCTCTTGGTTTGAGTGATTTCGTGATCTGTGAGATTAAGAATACGGATGCCGCTGTTGTGAGCCCGGTTTACGAAGAATGTGAAGGAGAAATCAACAAGAACAAGAAATGTAAGTTGATGGAGGCGCCGTCGACTTCAACAAATGATTTTGCTTTCTTGCCCGTAGGGAATCAGGCATTTGATTCTATGGCTCCAGAATTAGGAGGCTTCTCACCGTCACCACCCTTCACTGCATGTTTAAACCAACAACCAAACCCTTGGACGTCGGCAGGTGTTGGTGGCAATCTTGGAGTGCCTGATTATAATTCTCACCATCCG GAAGAAGCTCGTGAGGATGTCAACGCCAATCTTTACATCACATTGCAAGAACTGGACAACTTCTTGAACTCCGATTAG